In the genome of Nitrospirota bacterium, the window GACCCTTTATATAGCGCCAGTCCATCCTCTTCCGGCAGGTTTATGTCCCGGACATACGGCAGGACACCTATGACAAGTTTACCTGTCTTGTCTTCAATCATCCTCAGTCCCGGGCGAAGAATATCCATATCTCCCCTGAATTTATTTACAATAAACGCCTTGATGTAATCCGCATCGCATAGTTTCCCGATTTTTGAACAATTTGAACTTTTTGAACCATCTTTTAGTAACTCAACTGTCCCGTAAAATGATGCAAATACTCCGCCTTTATCTATATCGCCAACAAGAACAACTGGGGCGTTTGCATAGCGCGCAACACTCATATTAACCACTTCCTGTTCCTGCAGGTTGATTTCAGCAGGACTGCCCGCGCCTTCAATCACAATGACATCATATTTCTTGGAAAGTCTGTCATATGCCGAGGTAACGGCATTCCATGCTTCGGCCTTAAATGAATAATATTCTGACGCTTTCATATTTGAATGAACTTTCCCGTTTAAAATTACCTGACACCCGGAAGGATTAGCTGCTTTAAGCAATATGGGATTCATGTCATTGCACGGCTCAATGCATGCCGCCTGAGCCTGAAATGCCTGCGCACGTCCTATCTCGCCTCCCTCTTTTGTAATAAAAGAATTAAGCGCCATATTTTGAGCCTTAAACGGCGCAACATTAAGCCCCATGTCCGTGAATATCCTGCACAGGCCTGCGACAACAACACTTTTGCCTGCGCCGGAACATGTCCCCTGAATCATTAATGCCTTAGCCATAGCTTTAAAAGTTCAAACCGTTCAAATAGTTTAATTCGTTCAACATGTGTAATTTATTAACTTCACAACGGGATATTTATCCCAGAATTCAATAATATTAAGCGCTGCGAAATCCTGTTCAATCCTGAAAATATTTTCAAGCGGTATTCCAAGCAGATGGCAAAGCATTATCCTGTTCACGCCGCCGTGCGCAACCACAACTATATTGTTCAAGGTAGTTAAAGATTGTTCAACATTGTTTAAAATTGTGCCATTTTGAACCATATTGAACAACTTTGAACTATTTTGAACCAAGTGATTGCTTAAAATGTTATTCAGCGCCTTTACGACCCTGTCCCTGACCTCTAAAGTGCTTTCTCCCTGCATCGGGCTGAATTTCATTGGGTTGCCAGTCCACGCCTTAAATTCTTCAGGGTATTTTTCTCTTATTTCGTCAAAAGACATGCCTTCCCATATCCCAAAACTCCGCTCTCTTAAATCCGGAATCACAGCCGGTTTTATTCCGAATGGTTTTGCAATTATCTCAGCGCTCTTAAGCGCCCTGCTTAATGGCGAGCAGTAAACTGCGCTTAAAAATCCCCCCGGCCCCCCTTTGTCAAAGGGGGGTGAAGGGGGATTTGAGCTGTTTAAACCATTTGAACAACCTTGAACTATATACGTTGACAGCCTCTCTATTTGTTCAACTCCCTTTTCAGACAGCGGGACATCAATGCTTCCCTTGTACCGTTTAGCATCGCTCCCTTCTGTTTCACCGTGCCTTATCAGGTAGAGAGTTGTGACCATACAATCACCATTAATAAAAATGTTATTTCCGTAAGCTCGCTCATTGCGCCGAGCATATCCCCGCTCAACCCGCCGAATTTCTTATTGAAAAAATTGACCAATGCACGCGAAAAAACATACAGCACAATCAATGAAACCGCATAAAAGACATATTGGTTTGCCGGTGAATAATGCCCGAGAAAAAGATGAAACACTGCGAGGAGGAAGATGAATGTCAGTGTTGAAATGGCAACCTCCCTGAAGCCTATTTTGCCTATAAACAGCCTCCCAAGCCCATCCTCTCTTGCGGGTTTGCCGTAAAACATTGCAAGAGTCATCGTCCATTTGGGCATTACCGGCAATAAAATCAGAGAAGAATAGTAGGTAAAAGGCAGAAAATTTGACAGGTTTTTTAATGAAAGGTACTTTAGCGACAGGACAAAAATTATAGCAATAACGCCTATAGGCCCTGTTGTACTGTCCTTCATCACTGCAAGCCGCTTTTGCCTGTCAATCTCAGGATTGCCTCCTGATTTCACAGCAATGGCGTCAAAAGTATCGGCAAGTCCGTCAAGGTGAAATCCTCCGTTAGATACAACAAGCACAAACAGGGTCAGTCCCATAACAAGGTCTGAGTGAAATACCATGCCTGCAATAACATCAGTAACTATTAACAATAATCCCTGCATGATGCCTACAACAATAAAGGCTGATGCGCTTCCGATTATATCAGCCTCGTTAATGGCAGTTTTTATCCTGACAGGTATTATTGTGAGAAACTGCAAAGCAATCAGTAGTTTTTTCATTGTTTAATATCAATACGACCGTTCAAAATTGTTCAAGTCGTTTAAACAGTTTTATTAAAACTATATTGAACTATCTTGAACTCTTTGAACTTTTCTTAGCTATTCCTTTCCAGACACTCCTGCCTCTCCGAATGTCGCCATTTCTCTGTAAATCTTAAGCCCAGCTTCAATAATCAGGATTGCAAGCGCGGCGCCTGTACCTTCACCAAGCCTCAGATTGAGGTCAAGTATTGGTTTGAGCCCTATTTTCTCAAGCATCGCTTTATGTCCTTTTTCCACAGAGCTGTGCGCTGCAAACATATAATCTTTTGTTTTTGGTTCAATTTCATAGGCTATAAGCGCGCCGGCTGTTGA includes:
- a CDS encoding histidine phosphatase family protein, producing MVTTLYLIRHGETEGSDAKRYKGSIDVPLSEKGVEQIERLSTYIVQGCSNGLNSSNPPSPPFDKGGPGGFLSAVYCSPLSRALKSAEIIAKPFGIKPAVIPDLRERSFGIWEGMSFDEIREKYPEEFKAWTGNPMKFSPMQGESTLEVRDRVVKALNNILSNHLVQNSSKLFNMVQNGTILNNVEQSLTTLNNIVVVAHGGVNRIMLCHLLGIPLENIFRIEQDFAALNIIEFWDKYPVVKLINYTC
- the cobS gene encoding adenosylcobinamide-GDP ribazoletransferase; this encodes MKKLLIALQFLTIIPVRIKTAINEADIIGSASAFIVVGIMQGLLLIVTDVIAGMVFHSDLVMGLTLFVLVVSNGGFHLDGLADTFDAIAVKSGGNPEIDRQKRLAVMKDSTTGPIGVIAIIFVLSLKYLSLKNLSNFLPFTYYSSLILLPVMPKWTMTLAMFYGKPAREDGLGRLFIGKIGFREVAISTLTFIFLLAVFHLFLGHYSPANQYVFYAVSLIVLYVFSRALVNFFNKKFGGLSGDMLGAMSELTEITFLLMVIVWSQLST